A genomic region of Dickeya solani IPO 2222 contains the following coding sequences:
- a CDS encoding ADOP family duplicated permease: MNLWFDIRYALRLLLKSPGFSVLTITVMACGLGLALYMYSVINTIMYKTLPYPKGEGMVMVTPNVGGVSLDDSGLNFLDYTELSRQLTKIDDVGYFYAEYLDLNDGKRSVRYIGILSTPQMFDYTGVSPLIGRVLNDSDMLSGSVPVTVISYDLWENYFNGRKDILNQSVQINGVRTYIVGVMPKGFAFPFFHDLWLPSKIKLQSFSLRNEAPEVYVYAHLNPRFSLDEANQEIASVMERLADKYPESNKGISAIALSFQVSFMGDDTAQVFLITLSAVAFVLLLACCNVGNLLLSRSHQRTREIAVRVALGSPMIRLVMQMLWESLIICILAGIVGVLLAAWGLDLTNTIFPRFVPNRVPSWWHLSLDGSMILNAGILVIVTAFITGALPAWKIANGQFFQALRDGSRGIPGYRTSKAGRSLVIIEVALSFSILCISILLLILVTKAKNADYGVATDGYLISRVNLNKDVYPNVQSRRDFYLELSKQLHDIPGITAESLTTSAPGEFTAAHQLLIENREDGSNGDEHYPMVNDVQVMPGGLAGMGVKVIYGREFSALDNEKSPPAAVISESLARKYWPDGKSAIGKRVRFRNEEDSGWYTIIGVVTHVVHGRPFSAFKNRSTVYRSLLQRPTPMMTIMLKAEHLSALPEKLKIALYNVDSMMPVAPPQTLNNMLERNTLGVRFVANLFMLFGIIAIVLSSSGIYAVTQNAISQRTQEIGIRQVLGATPSHLLKMLMLQGVNQLIAGLILGLPLALLAAPGINRALGDGRGHFVLLFVCVALFLMLIVALATWIPSRRVIMMKPGDAIRYE, encoded by the coding sequence ATGAATTTATGGTTCGATATCCGTTACGCTCTGCGCCTGCTGCTCAAAAGCCCTGGATTCAGCGTGCTGACCATTACCGTGATGGCCTGCGGACTGGGGCTGGCGCTGTATATGTATTCCGTCATCAACACCATCATGTACAAAACCCTGCCGTATCCGAAGGGGGAAGGCATGGTGATGGTGACGCCGAATGTGGGTGGAGTGAGTCTTGATGACTCAGGTTTGAATTTCCTTGATTATACAGAGCTTTCTCGTCAACTGACCAAGATAGACGATGTCGGATATTTTTATGCTGAGTATTTGGATCTTAATGATGGAAAAAGATCTGTTAGGTATATAGGTATCCTCAGCACACCCCAGATGTTTGATTATACTGGTGTATCACCGTTAATCGGGCGTGTTTTGAATGATAGCGATATGTTGTCTGGGTCAGTACCTGTTACGGTAATTAGTTATGACCTATGGGAAAATTACTTTAACGGCAGAAAGGACATTCTTAACCAATCGGTACAGATAAATGGTGTGCGTACTTATATTGTTGGCGTTATGCCTAAAGGTTTTGCATTTCCATTTTTTCATGACCTGTGGTTGCCATCAAAAATAAAGTTACAATCTTTCTCTCTGAGAAATGAGGCACCAGAGGTTTATGTTTATGCTCATTTAAATCCTCGATTCTCCCTGGATGAGGCTAATCAGGAAATTGCATCCGTAATGGAACGGCTGGCTGATAAATATCCAGAAAGCAATAAAGGAATTTCAGCGATAGCACTTTCCTTTCAAGTCAGCTTTATGGGCGATGATACTGCTCAGGTGTTTCTTATTACTCTATCTGCTGTGGCATTTGTTCTATTATTAGCCTGTTGTAATGTGGGGAATTTGCTTTTATCTCGCTCTCATCAGCGTACGAGAGAGATTGCAGTACGTGTCGCTTTAGGTTCACCCATGATTCGGTTGGTCATGCAAATGTTATGGGAGAGCTTAATTATATGTATCCTGGCTGGAATTGTCGGGGTATTGCTTGCGGCTTGGGGATTGGATTTAACAAATACGATATTTCCCCGCTTTGTTCCTAATCGTGTGCCATCCTGGTGGCATTTATCACTTGACGGCAGCATGATCCTGAATGCGGGCATTTTAGTGATTGTCACCGCATTCATTACTGGTGCATTACCTGCCTGGAAAATTGCTAATGGTCAATTTTTTCAGGCGCTAAGGGATGGCTCCCGTGGTATACCCGGTTATCGAACCAGTAAGGCTGGACGTTCATTAGTCATTATTGAGGTGGCACTCTCTTTTTCAATTTTATGCATTAGTATCTTATTGTTAATTTTAGTGACAAAGGCGAAAAATGCAGACTATGGGGTGGCAACTGATGGCTACCTTATATCTCGCGTCAATCTTAATAAAGATGTTTACCCTAATGTGCAAAGCAGACGTGACTTTTATCTGGAATTATCTAAACAATTACATGATATACCCGGCATAACTGCCGAATCGCTTACAACCAGTGCTCCGGGTGAATTCACAGCTGCTCATCAGCTTCTTATTGAAAACAGAGAAGATGGAAGTAATGGTGATGAGCATTATCCCATGGTGAATGATGTGCAAGTCATGCCAGGAGGCCTTGCAGGGATGGGCGTCAAAGTGATTTATGGTCGTGAATTTTCAGCATTGGATAATGAAAAATCGCCTCCTGCGGCTGTAATCAGCGAATCGCTAGCTAGAAAGTATTGGCCTGATGGAAAAAGTGCAATTGGCAAACGCGTCCGTTTTAGAAACGAGGAAGATTCTGGTTGGTATACAATAATCGGTGTTGTAACCCATGTTGTACATGGCAGGCCGTTTAGTGCGTTCAAAAATCGTTCAACAGTCTATCGTTCACTATTACAACGACCCACGCCCATGATGACTATTATGCTTAAGGCTGAGCATCTTTCTGCTTTGCCTGAGAAGCTCAAAATCGCGCTATATAACGTTGATAGTATGATGCCGGTGGCGCCGCCTCAAACGTTAAACAATATGCTTGAAAGAAATACGCTTGGTGTCAGGTTCGTCGCTAATTTATTCATGCTGTTTGGGATTATTGCAATAGTGCTCTCATCCAGTGGTATCTATGCCGTGACACAAAATGCAATCAGCCAACGAACCCAAGAAATAGGTATCCGGCAGGTACTGGGGGCGACCCCTAGCCATTTACTTAAAATGTTGATGTTACAAGGGGTGAACCAACTTATTGCTGGTTTGATACTGGGATTACCCTTGGCATTGCTGGCTGCCCCCGGAATTAACCGCGCTTTAGGCGATGGCAGAGGCCATTTTGTGTTGCTGTTTGTCTGCGTCGCTTTATTTCTCATGCTCATCGTCGCGCTCGCCACCTGGATCCCGTCCCGACGCGTCATCATGATGAAACCGGGTGATGCGATACGTTATGAATAA